In Arsenicicoccus dermatophilus, a genomic segment contains:
- a CDS encoding 3-isopropylmalate dehydrogenase — translation MIAHPGAMSDEQNAIRRALQESMDLREQGRTDEGR, via the coding sequence ATGATCGCGCATCCTGGGGCCATGTCCGACGAGCAGAACGCCATCCGCCGTGCCCTCCAGGAGTCCATGGACCTGCGTGAGCAGGGCCGCACCGACGAGGGACGCTGA
- the selB gene encoding selenocysteine-specific translation elongation factor has translation MRHVVATAGHVDHGKSTLVRALTGMEPDRWAEERRRGMTIDLGFAWATLGSGDRLAFVDVPGHQRFIGNMLAGLGPAPAVLMVVAADEGWRRQSEEHLEAVDALGLRHGLLAVTRSDLADPTSALAEARERIARSSLGAVEAVAVSPVSGEGLDPLRAALERLVARLPAPDPTGRVRLWVDRAFTVAGAGTVVTGTLGSGTLSVGDELELCGRKVRVRGLQSLGEDLTTLPARGRVAVNLRAVATADVSRGSYLLTPGAWRLTRELDVQLGTGAAEELPGEVMVHVGAGAWAARVRPLGDRFVRLRLPEELPLQAGDRLILRDPGRQSVLGGATVLDSDPPALQRRGAARRRAEVLVDAREGVDVVAEVRRRGLMHPEDLAVLGADPDEVRGELAGVLRVGDWLVHEDRWAAGVAELRRLAMAREREHPMDPWLPLEQARRQLDLPDLTLVRSMADGAGLDSSEGRLGRRGLVPTLGDAEAGMCALEAQLGADPFAAPERWQLDEWGLGARELAAAEAAGRVVRLVDDIVLLPKAPALAMRSLAALPQPFTTSAARQTLGTTRRVVIPLLEHLDARGWTRRTDENHREVAR, from the coding sequence ATGAGGCACGTCGTCGCGACCGCGGGCCACGTCGACCACGGCAAGTCCACGCTGGTGCGCGCCCTGACCGGCATGGAGCCCGACCGCTGGGCCGAGGAGCGGCGCCGCGGGATGACCATCGACCTGGGCTTCGCGTGGGCGACGCTGGGGTCGGGGGATCGCCTGGCCTTCGTGGACGTGCCGGGGCACCAGCGGTTCATCGGCAACATGCTCGCGGGCCTGGGGCCGGCTCCGGCGGTGCTCATGGTGGTGGCCGCCGACGAGGGCTGGCGGCGCCAGAGCGAGGAGCACCTCGAGGCCGTGGATGCCCTCGGGCTGCGGCACGGCCTGCTCGCGGTGACCCGCAGCGACCTGGCCGACCCGACGTCAGCCCTGGCCGAGGCCCGGGAGCGGATCGCCCGGTCCAGCCTCGGCGCCGTGGAGGCCGTGGCGGTCTCGCCCGTCTCCGGCGAGGGACTGGACCCGCTGCGGGCGGCGCTGGAGCGCCTCGTGGCCCGGCTCCCCGCACCCGACCCGACCGGCCGGGTCCGGCTGTGGGTGGACCGGGCCTTCACCGTCGCCGGGGCGGGCACGGTGGTCACCGGCACCCTCGGCTCCGGGACGCTCTCCGTCGGCGACGAGCTCGAGCTGTGCGGCCGCAAGGTGCGGGTGCGCGGGCTGCAGTCGCTGGGCGAGGACCTCACCACCCTTCCGGCGCGGGGTCGGGTCGCCGTCAACCTGCGCGCGGTGGCCACCGCCGACGTGTCGCGCGGCAGCTATCTGCTGACCCCGGGCGCGTGGCGGCTGACCCGCGAGCTGGACGTGCAGCTGGGGACGGGCGCGGCCGAGGAGCTGCCCGGCGAGGTCATGGTGCACGTGGGCGCCGGCGCCTGGGCGGCCCGGGTCCGGCCGCTGGGGGACCGCTTCGTCCGGCTCCGGCTGCCCGAGGAGCTGCCGCTGCAGGCGGGCGACCGGCTCATCCTGCGCGACCCGGGTCGGCAGTCGGTCCTCGGCGGCGCCACCGTGCTCGACTCCGACCCGCCCGCCCTGCAGCGCCGTGGTGCTGCCCGGCGCCGGGCCGAGGTGCTGGTCGACGCCCGGGAGGGGGTCGACGTGGTCGCCGAGGTCCGCCGGCGCGGGCTGATGCACCCGGAGGACCTGGCGGTGCTGGGGGCCGACCCCGACGAGGTGCGCGGCGAGCTCGCCGGGGTCTTGCGGGTGGGGGACTGGCTGGTCCACGAGGACCGTTGGGCCGCAGGGGTGGCCGAGCTGCGGCGCCTGGCGATGGCCCGCGAGCGCGAGCACCCCATGGACCCCTGGCTCCCGCTGGAGCAGGCCCGGCGGCAGCTGGACCTGCCCGACCTGACGCTGGTGCGCTCGATGGCGGATGGTGCCGGGCTCGACAGCTCCGAGGGGCGGCTGGGCCGGCGCGGGCTGGTGCCGACCCTCGGGGACGCCGAGGCCGGGATGTGCGCGCTGGAGGCCCAGCTCGGCGCGGACCCCTTCGCCGCGCCGGAGCGGTGGCAGCTCGACGAGTGGGGGCTGGGCGCCCGGGAGCTGGCCGCCGCCGAGGCCGCCGGCCGGGTGGTGCGCCTCGTCGACGACATCGTGCTGCTCCCCAAGGCCCCGGCGCTGGCCATGCGGTCGCTGGCCGCTCTGCCGCAGCCGTTCACCACCAGCGCCGCCCGGCAGACGCTGGGGACCACCCGGCGGGTCGTCATACCGTTGCTGGAGCACCTGGACGCCCGGGGCTGGACCCGGCGGACGGACGAGAACCACCGTGAGGTCGCCCGGTGA
- the selA gene encoding L-seryl-tRNA(Sec) selenium transferase — protein MSAESEDPRRRIPRTDTLLASPLLAGALARHARDHVLAAVHDAQDRARAGQVAPDAVAATAAALLTERAAPSGVLNATGVVLHTNLGRARLAPAAVDAVVTAAGSTDVELDLRTGTRTRRGRRTVDALLRAVPEAGGALVVNNGAAALALAAVALAGGREVLVSRGEMVEIGDGFRIPELVEATGVRLVEVGTTNRTRLGDYAAALTDRTAAILKVHPSNFRVEGFTSEATVSELATLGLPVVADTGSGLLRPDPLLPDEPDAAAALRAGAAVATCSGDKLLGGPQAGIVLGPAEVVERLRRHPLHRALRADKLTLAALAATLQAPRTPTYEDLHAPSSTLRERAERLRTLVDLPTAEVVPSAGRVGGGSAPGLDLPGWALRLPEPYAARLRRGRTPVVGRVEGGHTLLDVRCLPDDRLDVVAAAVRAVVAELGDADRPAEASELGEGAR, from the coding sequence ATGAGCGCGGAATCCGAGGATCCCCGGCGTCGCATCCCGCGGACCGACACGCTGCTGGCCTCCCCGCTCCTCGCCGGGGCGCTCGCCCGCCACGCGCGGGACCACGTGCTCGCCGCCGTCCACGACGCCCAGGACCGGGCCCGGGCCGGGCAGGTCGCCCCCGACGCCGTCGCCGCCACGGCGGCCGCGCTGCTGACCGAGCGTGCTGCGCCCTCGGGCGTCCTCAACGCCACCGGAGTGGTGCTGCACACCAACCTCGGCCGCGCCCGGCTCGCCCCCGCGGCGGTCGACGCCGTCGTCACCGCGGCCGGGAGCACCGACGTCGAGCTCGACCTGCGGACCGGCACCCGCACCCGGCGCGGCCGGCGCACCGTTGACGCCCTGCTGCGAGCCGTCCCCGAGGCCGGCGGCGCCCTCGTGGTCAACAACGGAGCGGCGGCGCTCGCCCTCGCCGCGGTCGCTCTCGCCGGGGGTCGGGAGGTCCTCGTCAGCCGCGGGGAGATGGTCGAGATCGGCGACGGCTTCCGCATCCCCGAGCTCGTCGAGGCGACCGGCGTGCGCCTCGTCGAGGTCGGCACCACCAACCGCACGCGCCTCGGGGACTACGCCGCGGCGCTCACGGACCGGACCGCCGCGATCCTCAAGGTGCACCCCAGCAACTTCCGCGTCGAGGGCTTCACCAGCGAGGCGACCGTCTCCGAGCTCGCCACCCTGGGCCTGCCCGTCGTCGCCGACACCGGCAGCGGGCTGCTGCGGCCCGACCCGCTGCTGCCCGACGAGCCCGACGCGGCGGCCGCCCTGCGGGCCGGTGCCGCAGTCGCCACCTGCAGCGGGGACAAGCTGCTGGGCGGCCCCCAGGCCGGGATCGTCCTCGGTCCCGCGGAGGTCGTCGAGCGGCTGCGTCGTCACCCCCTCCACCGGGCGCTCCGGGCCGACAAGCTGACCCTCGCGGCCCTCGCCGCGACCCTCCAGGCGCCGCGGACTCCGACGTACGAGGACCTGCACGCGCCCTCGTCGACCCTGCGCGAGCGCGCCGAACGGCTCCGGACCCTCGTCGACCTGCCGACGGCCGAGGTGGTCCCCTCGGCCGGTCGCGTGGGCGGCGGGTCGGCGCCCGGGCTCGACCTGCCCGGCTGGGCGCTGCGCCTGCCCGAGCCGTATGCCGCTCGGCTGCGCCGAGGGCGAACCCCCGTGGTCGGCCGCGTCGAGGGCGGCCACACCCTGCTCGACGTGCGCTGCCTGCCCGACGACCGGCTCGACGTGGTGGCCGCCGCGGTCCGGGCCGTCGTGGCCGAGCTCGGGGACGCCGACCGGCCGGCCGAAGCCTCCGAGCTCGGGGAGGGTGCCCGATGA
- a CDS encoding L,D-transpeptidase family protein, producing the protein MTRPRLLAAALATLTTLGSAPAASASPAPGSPVARSTAPAAVPAATPAAVRRVYAPGTSISQLDSTQVLVADRVAGTKGTWARYSWNGSRWIKVNAPATAVFGRGGVVPAAARRQGTSTTPAGAFTLVSAFGQGNPGTRMAYRTVTSCSWWIQDPHAWDYNRWRQSCAVPRTTAANSERLATYVASGLYRQAVVIGYNYWNVRRYGYGSGSGIFLHHARSYTGGCVGIDNMAELTATVRWLDPRRHPVIVVKA; encoded by the coding sequence GTGACCCGCCCCCGCCTCCTGGCCGCCGCCCTGGCCACGCTCACCACCCTGGGCTCTGCGCCCGCAGCCTCCGCGAGCCCCGCCCCCGGCTCGCCCGTCGCCCGGTCCACGGCACCTGCCGCAGTGCCCGCCGCGACACCCGCCGCCGTCCGGCGGGTCTATGCCCCCGGCACCTCGATCAGCCAGCTCGACTCCACCCAGGTGCTCGTCGCCGACCGGGTCGCCGGCACCAAGGGCACCTGGGCGCGCTACTCCTGGAACGGGTCTCGCTGGATCAAGGTCAACGCGCCCGCCACCGCGGTCTTCGGTCGCGGCGGGGTCGTGCCGGCGGCCGCGCGGCGACAGGGCACCAGCACCACCCCGGCCGGCGCGTTCACGCTGGTGAGCGCCTTCGGCCAGGGGAACCCCGGGACGCGGATGGCCTACCGCACGGTGACCTCCTGCTCGTGGTGGATCCAGGACCCGCACGCCTGGGACTACAACCGCTGGCGCCAGTCCTGCGCGGTGCCGCGGACCACCGCCGCCAACAGCGAGCGCCTGGCCACCTACGTCGCCTCGGGGTTGTACCGCCAGGCCGTGGTCATCGGCTACAACTACTGGAACGTGCGCCGGTACGGCTACGGCTCGGGGTCCGGGATCTTCCTGCACCACGCCCGCAGCTACACCGGCGGCTGCGTGGGGATCGACAACATGGCCGAGCTCACCGCGACGGTCCGGTGGCTGGACCCGCGCCGGCACCCGGTCATCGTCGTCAAGGCCTGA
- the selD gene encoding selenide, water dikinase SelD, which translates to MRLTQTAHGGGCACKIPPGELEDVVAGLRGVTSPDLVVGLDDGDDAAVVRIGPGQAVVVTTDFFTPVVDDAYDWGRIAAANALSDVYAMGGRPVVAVNLVGWPRDSLPLELLREVLRGGLDIAREAGCPVGGGHSIDDPEPKYGLAVTGLVDPDRLLRNDRARAGLPLSLTKPIGVGLLNNRHKTTGEVFPQAIASMVALNAEAGRAAVAAGAEAATDVTGFGLLGHLHKMMRASGVTARLSAAGVPVLEGAREALRDGYVSGGTRRNLDWVRPSLDATVDEDTLLLLADAQTSGGLLVVGEVPGAPVIGEVVPAVDGVTVQVR; encoded by the coding sequence GTGCGCCTCACCCAGACCGCCCACGGCGGGGGGTGCGCCTGCAAGATCCCGCCGGGCGAGCTGGAGGACGTCGTGGCGGGTCTGCGCGGGGTCACCTCGCCGGACCTGGTGGTGGGGCTGGACGACGGGGACGACGCGGCCGTGGTGCGGATCGGCCCCGGCCAGGCCGTGGTGGTGACGACCGACTTCTTCACGCCGGTGGTCGACGACGCCTACGACTGGGGGCGGATCGCTGCTGCCAACGCCCTGTCGGACGTCTATGCCATGGGCGGGCGGCCGGTCGTCGCCGTCAACCTCGTGGGCTGGCCCCGGGACTCGCTCCCCCTTGAGCTGCTGCGCGAGGTCCTGCGCGGCGGGCTCGACATCGCCCGGGAGGCGGGCTGCCCCGTCGGCGGCGGCCACTCCATCGACGACCCCGAGCCGAAGTACGGCCTCGCGGTCACCGGGCTGGTCGACCCGGATCGCCTGCTGCGCAACGACCGGGCGCGGGCGGGCCTGCCCCTCAGCCTGACCAAGCCCATCGGCGTGGGCCTGCTCAACAACCGCCACAAGACCACCGGGGAGGTGTTCCCGCAGGCGATCGCCTCCATGGTGGCGCTCAACGCCGAGGCCGGGCGGGCCGCGGTCGCCGCGGGCGCCGAGGCTGCCACGGACGTCACGGGATTCGGCCTGCTGGGCCACCTGCACAAGATGATGCGCGCGTCCGGCGTCACGGCGCGGCTGTCCGCGGCCGGCGTCCCGGTCCTGGAAGGGGCGCGCGAGGCGCTGCGCGACGGCTACGTCAGCGGGGGCACCCGGCGCAACCTGGACTGGGTGCGTCCGTCCCTGGACGCCACGGTCGACGAGGACACCCTGCTCCTGCTCGCCGACGCCCAGACCTCGGGCGGCCTGCTGGTGGTGGGCGAGGTCCCAGGCGCCCCGGTGATCGGCGAGGTGGTCCCCGCTGTCGACGGGGTGACCGTGCAGGTGCGCTGA
- a CDS encoding L-lactate MFS transporter, producing MSSSTAAGAPALAHDRVPNRWLLLVGAVLVQLALGAVYAWSVFGKALQAPASALHLSKTEAAVPFETAVAMIFVASFLAGRLQDKRGPRTVALVGVVLYGLGIMLSSFARDAGQLWLLVLGYGVIGGFGLGMAYIVPIAMLQKWFPDKAGLITGIAVGGFGFGAVITAPLATAMIEKDPAHPTAPFLWLGLAYLVAGLIGAAMFRNPPQGWSPVGTPARSVGLPQASTDQVTQFTQAEALRTPQWYLLTAILTLAVVAGISLISVAAASATDIAGFSKAGAAALVGMMGLFNGAGRILWAAVSDKIGKMPAFIGILVLEGLALVALPHATSAVTFAILAAIVYTCYGGAFGTMPSTAGKFFGTKYAGGIYGLMLVAWSIGGVVGPLLAAQLIGDGKNYTLAYTTLGVVALVGAVIPLITKAPRKVMPRA from the coding sequence ATGAGCTCGTCCACCGCAGCCGGGGCTCCGGCGCTCGCCCACGACCGGGTGCCCAACCGTTGGTTGCTGCTGGTCGGCGCCGTCCTCGTGCAGCTCGCGCTCGGCGCGGTCTACGCCTGGAGCGTCTTCGGCAAGGCGCTGCAGGCGCCGGCCTCGGCGCTGCACCTGTCCAAGACCGAGGCGGCGGTCCCCTTCGAGACGGCGGTCGCGATGATCTTCGTCGCGTCCTTCCTCGCCGGCCGCCTGCAGGACAAGCGGGGGCCGCGCACCGTCGCCCTCGTCGGTGTCGTGCTCTACGGCCTCGGCATCATGCTCAGCTCCTTCGCCCGCGACGCCGGCCAGCTGTGGCTGCTCGTCCTCGGGTACGGCGTGATCGGCGGCTTCGGTCTCGGCATGGCCTACATCGTCCCGATCGCCATGCTGCAGAAGTGGTTCCCGGACAAGGCCGGCCTCATCACCGGCATCGCGGTCGGCGGCTTCGGCTTCGGCGCCGTGATCACCGCCCCGCTCGCCACCGCCATGATCGAGAAGGACCCGGCCCACCCCACCGCGCCCTTCCTGTGGCTCGGCCTGGCCTACCTCGTCGCCGGGCTGATCGGCGCCGCGATGTTCCGCAACCCGCCGCAGGGCTGGTCGCCGGTCGGCACCCCGGCCCGCTCGGTCGGCCTCCCGCAGGCCAGCACCGACCAGGTCACGCAGTTCACCCAGGCCGAGGCGCTGCGCACCCCGCAGTGGTATCTCCTGACGGCCATCCTCACCCTCGCCGTCGTCGCGGGCATCTCGCTGATCTCCGTGGCCGCCGCGAGCGCCACCGACATCGCGGGCTTCAGCAAGGCCGGCGCCGCCGCCCTCGTGGGGATGATGGGCCTGTTCAACGGCGCCGGCCGGATCCTGTGGGCCGCCGTCTCGGACAAGATCGGCAAGATGCCGGCCTTCATCGGGATCCTCGTCCTGGAGGGGCTGGCCCTCGTCGCGCTGCCGCACGCCACCAGCGCCGTGACCTTCGCGATCCTCGCCGCGATCGTCTACACCTGCTACGGCGGGGCCTTCGGCACCATGCCGTCCACCGCCGGGAAGTTCTTCGGCACCAAGTACGCCGGCGGGATCTACGGCCTGATGCTCGTCGCCTGGTCCATCGGCGGCGTCGTCGGTCCGCTGCTCGCCGCCCAGCTCATCGGGGACGGCAAGAACTACACGCTGGCCTACACCACGCTCGGCGTCGTCGCCCTCGTCGGCGCCGTGATCCCGCTGATCACCAAGGCGCCGCGCAAGGTCATGCCGCGCGCCTGA
- the nrfD gene encoding NrfD/PsrC family molybdoenzyme membrane anchor subunit, with the protein MTNIAQQESREGLWPEEARGPRKHRRERAGRGGGSGLFGFRRFAGNGDRGEQTMVGDAQFTSYYDRPIVKPAPWSHDIPEYLFVGGLAAGSSLLAAGADLAGLPGLRRQGRITALVSIGAATYLLIHDLGRPERFLNMMRVVKLTSPMSVGSWILAGYGPCAGFAAAAELAEVLTPHSPEAIQPLGRLVTWLGRPAGLAAAFFSPPLAAYTAVLLGNTSTPGWHAAYKELPMVFAGSAGASAAGLAMIAAPHEQTWPARRLAVGGALWEIGSARLMEHSMGLSAETLHQGRPRRWYDASKALTLTGAALTLLGARRSKAVSVAAGLALAAGSVCTRFAVFEAGIASAEDPKYTVVPQRERLERGLRTLG; encoded by the coding sequence ATGACCAACATCGCCCAGCAGGAGAGCCGCGAGGGCCTGTGGCCCGAGGAGGCGCGCGGGCCCCGCAAGCACCGCCGCGAGCGCGCCGGACGAGGCGGCGGATCGGGGCTGTTCGGCTTCCGCCGGTTTGCGGGCAACGGCGACCGTGGCGAGCAGACGATGGTCGGGGACGCGCAGTTCACGTCCTACTACGACCGCCCGATCGTCAAGCCGGCGCCGTGGAGCCACGACATCCCGGAGTACCTCTTCGTCGGCGGCCTGGCGGCCGGGTCCTCGCTGCTCGCCGCCGGCGCCGACCTGGCCGGCCTGCCGGGGCTGCGCCGCCAGGGCCGGATCACCGCGCTGGTGTCCATCGGCGCCGCGACCTACCTGCTCATCCACGACCTCGGCCGCCCCGAGCGCTTCCTCAACATGATGCGCGTCGTCAAGCTGACCTCACCGATGAGCGTCGGCTCGTGGATCCTCGCGGGCTACGGACCCTGCGCGGGCTTCGCGGCCGCGGCGGAGCTCGCCGAGGTGCTGACCCCGCACTCCCCGGAGGCGATCCAGCCCCTCGGGCGCCTGGTGACCTGGCTGGGACGTCCGGCGGGTCTGGCCGCGGCGTTCTTCTCCCCGCCGCTGGCGGCCTACACCGCGGTGCTCCTCGGCAACACCTCCACCCCGGGCTGGCACGCGGCCTACAAGGAGCTGCCGATGGTCTTCGCCGGCTCGGCGGGTGCCTCCGCCGCGGGGCTGGCGATGATCGCGGCACCGCACGAGCAGACCTGGCCCGCACGGCGGCTCGCCGTCGGCGGCGCCCTGTGGGAGATCGGCTCGGCGCGGCTCATGGAGCACTCGATGGGCCTGTCCGCCGAGACCCTCCACCAGGGGCGACCCCGCCGGTGGTACGACGCGAGCAAGGCCCTCACGCTCACCGGCGCGGCCCTGACCCTGCTGGGTGCCCGGCGCAGCAAGGCCGTCTCGGTCGCCGCCGGGCTCGCCCTCGCGGCCGGCTCCGTCTGCACCCGGTTCGCGGTCTTCGAGGCGGGCATCGCCTCGGCCGAGGACCCGAAGTACACCGTCGTCCCGCAGCGCGAGCGTCTCGAGCGTGGCCTGCGGACCCTGGGCTGA
- a CDS encoding 4Fe-4S dicluster domain-containing protein, producing the protein MPNSLFGPLDPAPDAGWVDAPERKGFLTDTSVCIGCKACEVACKEWNRVPEDGLSLLGSSFDNSRSLGASTWRHVKFIEQPGRADDAVLSRQPVDLGMPGLRPQDAPTAGDAPQAADAPAPEAVQPDFRWLMSSDVCKHCTHAGCLDVCPTGALFRTEFGTVVVQDDVCNGCGYCVAGCPFGVIERREGDKGTVTNAGIAQKCTLCYDRLKADQTPACAKACPTESIQFGDVAELRERGKARVAQLHEQGYTSARMYGDDPHDGVGGTGAMFLLLDEPEVYGLPPDPVVTTRDLADIFRKGGVGGLTLLVGVALSFLGGRR; encoded by the coding sequence ATGCCCAACTCCCTCTTCGGACCGCTCGACCCGGCGCCCGACGCCGGGTGGGTGGACGCCCCCGAGCGCAAGGGCTTCCTCACGGACACCTCGGTGTGCATCGGCTGCAAGGCCTGCGAGGTGGCCTGCAAGGAGTGGAACCGCGTCCCGGAGGACGGGTTGTCCCTGCTGGGCTCGTCGTTCGACAACTCCCGGTCGCTCGGGGCCAGCACCTGGCGGCACGTGAAGTTCATCGAGCAGCCGGGCCGGGCGGACGACGCGGTCCTGTCCCGCCAGCCCGTCGACCTCGGCATGCCGGGCCTGCGGCCGCAGGACGCCCCGACCGCCGGCGACGCGCCCCAGGCGGCGGACGCGCCTGCTCCGGAGGCCGTGCAGCCCGACTTCCGGTGGCTGATGAGCTCGGACGTGTGCAAGCACTGCACCCACGCCGGGTGCCTGGACGTGTGCCCGACCGGCGCGCTGTTCCGCACCGAGTTCGGCACGGTCGTGGTGCAGGACGACGTGTGCAACGGGTGCGGCTACTGCGTGGCCGGCTGCCCCTTCGGCGTGATCGAGCGTCGCGAGGGTGACAAGGGCACCGTCACCAACGCCGGGATCGCCCAGAAGTGCACGCTGTGCTACGACCGGCTCAAGGCCGACCAGACCCCGGCGTGCGCCAAGGCCTGCCCGACCGAGTCGATCCAGTTCGGGGACGTCGCCGAGCTGCGCGAGCGGGGCAAGGCCCGCGTGGCGCAGCTGCACGAGCAGGGCTACACCTCGGCCCGGATGTACGGCGACGACCCGCACGACGGGGTCGGTGGCACCGGCGCGATGTTCCTGCTCCTCGACGAGCCGGAGGTCTACGGCCTGCCGCCGGACCCGGTCGTCACCACCCGCGACCTCGCCGACATCTTCCGCAAGGGCGGGGTCGGCGGACTGACCCTGCTGGTCGGGGTCGCCCTGTCCTTCCTCGGAGGCCGTCGATGA